A single region of the Candidatus Woesearchaeota archaeon genome encodes:
- a CDS encoding CBS domain-containing protein, with protein MKTGYKVCDAMTREPITVPSEATIKECAKTMEKNHVGALLITRGKKILGIISEQDIVRKVVARGLDYSKLQVKHVMAKKLISISPAADIYEALVKMRDANIRHLPVIDGTNLIGLLTIKDVLKIQPQLFDLVVEKFELREEENKPVRERGDAMLCEICGNYAEKLYQVKNMLVCSKCKKSV; from the coding sequence ATGAAAACCGGATACAAGGTATGCGATGCAATGACGAGGGAGCCCATTACAGTGCCCTCTGAAGCAACTATCAAGGAGTGCGCAAAGACAATGGAAAAGAACCATGTTGGAGCTCTCCTGATAACAAGAGGAAAAAAGATTCTCGGGATAATTAGCGAGCAGGACATAGTGAGAAAAGTTGTTGCGCGCGGGCTTGACTACAGCAAGCTCCAGGTAAAGCATGTGATGGCGAAAAAGCTCATTTCAATAAGCCCGGCAGCAGACATCTACGAGGCGCTTGTTAAGATGAGGGATGCAAATATCAGGCACCTTCCGGTTATAGACGGAACAAACCTTATCGGGCTCCTTACAATAAAGGATGTGCTTAAAATCCAGCCGCAGCTCTTCGACCTTGTTGTTGAGAAGTTTGAGCTGAGGGAAGAGGAGAATAAGCCTGTGCGCGAAAGGGGAGATGCAATGCTGTGCGAAATCTGCGGTAACTACGCAGAGAAGCTTTATCAGGTAAAGAACATGCTTGTGTGCAGCAAGTGCAAGAAAAGCGTTTAA
- a CDS encoding nucleotidyltransferase domain-containing protein: MAKKNDAEKAKDDSSEKQAESKEKSEAITPDLANLPKEAQEKLAELKEKLDKFQKKVLEKFKDYVIGISLLPPEKQPEGAEKKEEDKKGAINVLVLVDDSDSTKMSKDELSTKLSTVIESMAKEIDDKLLPKVLILSELWQSCYDAKYELLQMIAMSAPIYDTGMLSAIKIGEIHKSMVIKKFEKYIVSYVLAGSLVKGKATKTSDIDVWIVIDDTDVKRMTRAELKDKLRAIIITMGIEAGEITGIKNKLNIQVYILTDFWESLKEANPIIFTLLRDGVPLYDKGIFMPWKQLLQMGRIKPSQEAIDMFMNTGEQMLKRVEFKLKDIGMEDIYYAILTPSQAALMLYGVAPPDPKETVEMMREIFVKKQKLLEDKYVDILERNVKLRKDVEHGEKKEISGKDIDNLLKDADSYLKRIQRLFTQIQKIKEEEGILHLYESSITAVRDILKGEGLSEVSDSDIYDAFNKKLICSGKIPAKFLRSLKEIIKAKQGYDEKTLSKSDITKTKAEFSEFIKYMIEYMQREHAREMERAKIKVKYSGDKYGEVIVSDKSVFIIKSSEEGKKFSKAKLLPDGSFGEVSDSTIEEMDSEIASLKSIPKIFLKEKTFEEIKKIFGKDVEILMNI, from the coding sequence ATGGCAAAGAAAAATGATGCTGAAAAGGCAAAGGATGATTCTTCTGAAAAGCAGGCTGAAAGCAAGGAAAAGAGCGAGGCAATTACGCCAGACCTTGCAAACCTCCCCAAAGAGGCGCAGGAAAAGCTTGCTGAGCTTAAGGAAAAGCTTGACAAATTCCAGAAAAAAGTCCTTGAGAAATTCAAGGATTATGTAATTGGAATATCCCTTTTACCGCCTGAAAAGCAGCCTGAGGGGGCTGAGAAAAAGGAGGAGGACAAGAAAGGCGCTATAAATGTGCTTGTGCTTGTGGATGATTCAGATTCCACCAAGATGAGCAAGGATGAGCTTTCCACAAAGCTTTCAACTGTCATTGAATCAATGGCAAAGGAGATTGATGATAAGCTTTTACCAAAGGTTCTGATACTCTCTGAGCTCTGGCAGTCCTGTTATGACGCGAAGTATGAGCTTCTGCAGATGATTGCAATGTCTGCACCAATATATGACACAGGGATGCTTTCTGCAATCAAGATTGGCGAAATACACAAGTCCATGGTTATAAAGAAGTTTGAGAAATACATTGTCAGCTATGTGCTTGCTGGCTCTCTTGTCAAGGGCAAGGCTACAAAGACATCTGATATTGATGTCTGGATTGTAATTGACGACACTGATGTCAAGAGGATGACACGGGCTGAGCTGAAGGACAAGCTAAGAGCCATTATAATCACAATGGGAATAGAGGCAGGTGAGATAACCGGAATCAAGAACAAGCTGAACATCCAGGTTTACATCCTCACTGATTTCTGGGAGTCCCTCAAGGAGGCGAATCCAATCATATTCACCCTTCTTAGGGATGGAGTGCCCCTTTATGACAAGGGAATCTTCATGCCATGGAAGCAGCTTCTGCAGATGGGGAGAATCAAGCCGTCCCAGGAAGCAATTGACATGTTCATGAACACAGGCGAGCAGATGCTGAAAAGGGTTGAATTCAAGCTCAAGGACATTGGGATGGAGGACATCTATTATGCAATCCTGACCCCGTCGCAGGCAGCATTGATGCTCTACGGCGTTGCACCCCCAGACCCGAAGGAAACAGTTGAAATGATGAGGGAGATATTTGTGAAAAAGCAGAAGCTCCTGGAAGACAAGTATGTTGACATCCTTGAAAGAAATGTCAAGCTCAGGAAGGATGTTGAGCACGGTGAGAAAAAGGAAATATCAGGAAAAGACATTGACAATCTCCTGAAGGATGCCGATTCCTACCTCAAGAGGATTCAGCGCCTCTTCACCCAGATTCAGAAGATAAAGGAAGAGGAGGGGATCCTTCATTTGTATGAAAGCAGCATCACAGCAGTAAGGGACATACTGAAAGGGGAAGGGCTCTCTGAAGTTTCTGACTCTGATATTTACGATGCGTTCAATAAGAAATTGATATGCTCAGGAAAGATTCCGGCAAAATTCCTTAGAAGCCTGAAGGAAATAATCAAGGCAAAGCAGGGCTATGATGAGAAAACCCTTAGCAAGAGCGATATAACAAAGACAAAGGCAGAGTTCTCTGAATTCATAAAATACATGATTGAATACATGCAGAGGGAGCATGCAAGGGAGATGGAAAGGGCTAAAATCAAGGTGAAATACAGCGGGGACAAATACGGCGAAGTGATTGTCTCAGACAAGAGCGTATTCATCATAAAAAGCTCAGAGGAAGGGAAGAAATTCTCGAAGGCAAAGCTTTTGCCAGACGGCTCTTTTGGAGAGGTTTCAGACAGCACAATTGAAGAGATGGATTCCGAGATTGCTTCGCTTAAATCCATCCCCAAGATTTTCCTCAAGGAAAAGACATTTGAGGAAATAAAGAAGATATTTGGGAAGGATGTTGAGATTTTAATGAACATCTGA